In the genome of Ancylomarina subtilis, one region contains:
- a CDS encoding trans-sulfuration enzyme family protein, translating to MKFTTKGIHIGEKPNFQEGTTGDVIVPLHLSTTFARQEVEVPTAGYEYSRSLNPTRKALESKLAAIEKAKYGLAFSSGLGAETTVLLALLKSGDHVITTDDLYGGTQRLFRKVFTANYGIEFSFVDSSNPARVEDAIREETRMIWIETPTNPMLKLTDIARIALIAKEHNLILVVDNTFMSPYFQNPLELGADIVLHSTSKYINGHSDSIGGAVMVSRDDLYEKLQFMQNSAGAMMSPFDSYLVLRGIKTLSLRMRQHEKNAIEIAEFLSDHPKVKKVIYPGLESHPQHELAKEQMQGFGGMMAIELDGELEDAKNFLSKLKYFALAESLGGVESLIELPALMTHGSVPADDRKKLGITDTLIRVSVGIEDTEDLIEDLVQALNF from the coding sequence ATGAAATTTACAACTAAAGGAATTCACATAGGTGAGAAGCCAAATTTTCAGGAGGGTACAACGGGAGATGTTATTGTTCCCCTACATTTATCGACCACATTTGCACGGCAAGAGGTTGAAGTCCCCACAGCGGGATACGAATACTCCAGATCGTTGAATCCAACCCGTAAGGCTTTGGAAAGCAAGTTGGCGGCTATTGAAAAAGCTAAGTACGGCCTGGCTTTTTCATCGGGTTTGGGAGCTGAGACAACGGTCTTGTTGGCTCTGTTAAAATCGGGTGATCATGTGATTACAACCGATGATTTGTACGGCGGAACCCAAAGGCTTTTTAGAAAAGTTTTCACAGCCAATTATGGTATAGAATTTAGTTTTGTTGACAGTTCAAATCCTGCCCGAGTTGAAGATGCGATTCGTGAAGAAACCAGGATGATTTGGATTGAAACCCCAACGAATCCCATGTTGAAGCTGACTGATATTGCTCGAATTGCTCTGATTGCCAAAGAGCACAATTTGATTTTGGTGGTGGATAATACATTTATGAGCCCTTATTTTCAAAATCCATTGGAGCTGGGAGCCGATATTGTTTTGCACTCAACCTCAAAATACATCAATGGTCATAGCGATTCAATTGGTGGTGCTGTGATGGTCAGCCGTGATGATTTGTATGAGAAGCTTCAATTTATGCAAAACTCTGCTGGTGCAATGATGTCGCCCTTTGATAGTTATTTGGTACTTCGAGGGATTAAAACTTTGAGTCTGAGAATGCGTCAGCATGAGAAAAATGCCATCGAGATAGCTGAATTTTTGAGTGATCATCCTAAAGTGAAAAAGGTGATTTATCCGGGGCTTGAGTCTCATCCACAGCATGAGTTGGCAAAGGAACAGATGCAAGGATTTGGTGGGATGATGGCTATTGAATTGGATGGAGAACTTGAAGATGCAAAGAATTTTCTATCGAAGCTTAAATATTTTGCTTTGGCTGAAAGTTTAGGTGGTGTTGAATCTCTGATCGAATTACCGGCTTTAATGACACATGGGTCAGTTCCTGCAGATGATCGTAAGAAGTTGGGTATTACAGATACTTTAATTAGGGTATCTGTGGGAATAGAGGATACAGAAGATTTAATTGAGGATTTGGTTCAGGCGTTGAATTTTTAA
- the map gene encoding type I methionyl aminopeptidase — protein MSEIIIKTAEQIEGIRKSSQLAGNTLKFISDYVKEGVNTLYLDNLIEEYMRDNGAIPATLGYHGYPKSSCISLNEVICHGIPSEKTILKDGDILNIDVTTILDGYYGDTSTMFTIGDISNKAAKLVEDTEHALYLGIEQVKPDNYFGNIGFAIGRFAKARKYGVVYEFCGHGIGMDFHEEPQVEHIAQRNSGEIMKPGMVFTIEPMINMGKARAVIDEKDGWTARTIDNKLSAQFEHTVLVTKEGYEILTDVGEYDIFK, from the coding sequence ATGAGCGAGATTATAATTAAAACAGCAGAGCAAATTGAGGGCATTAGAAAGAGTTCTCAATTGGCTGGAAATACACTTAAATTTATTAGCGATTATGTGAAAGAGGGCGTGAATACGCTTTATCTGGATAATTTAATCGAAGAATATATGCGTGATAATGGAGCCATTCCGGCGACATTAGGTTATCACGGTTACCCAAAATCAAGTTGTATCTCTTTAAATGAGGTTATTTGTCACGGAATTCCAAGTGAGAAAACCATTCTAAAAGATGGAGATATTTTGAATATTGATGTGACCACAATTTTAGATGGATACTATGGAGATACCAGTACCATGTTTACCATTGGAGATATCTCGAACAAAGCCGCAAAATTGGTAGAGGATACAGAGCATGCTCTTTATTTAGGTATTGAGCAGGTGAAACCTGACAACTACTTCGGGAATATTGGTTTTGCTATTGGTCGTTTTGCTAAGGCCAGAAAATATGGTGTCGTTTATGAATTTTGTGGTCATGGTATTGGGATGGATTTTCATGAAGAGCCGCAAGTTGAGCATATTGCACAACGTAACTCGGGTGAAATTATGAAGCCGGGTATGGTTTTCACCATTGAACCAATGATTAATATGGGTAAGGCCCGTGCTGTCATCGACGAGAAAGATGGCTGGACTGCTCGTACCATTGATAATAAATTGTCTGCTCAGTTTGAACATACTGTTTTGGTAACCAAAGAGGGGTACGAGATTTTAACAGATGTTGGAGAGTATGATATCTTCAAATAA
- a CDS encoding cytochrome b/b6 domain-containing protein, which translates to MEEKKYSKIYRLIHWAIAISLVLLLVTIFLRLTWMNKTNVANIIQDYLNGTDQVLSQKQLIVLAKKIRQPMWNWHIYIGYVLVGLYSIRFLLPLFGYMRYQNPLRKDLTAKLRFQQWLYIIFYICIIISLATGLMIELGPKSSKELMEEIHVLSIYYLISFIVIHLAGVFIAEFSDQKGIVSRMISGTRDED; encoded by the coding sequence ATGGAAGAGAAAAAATATTCCAAAATATATAGGTTGATTCATTGGGCTATAGCCATTTCACTCGTGTTGTTATTAGTGACAATTTTTCTGAGATTAACTTGGATGAATAAGACCAATGTTGCGAATATCATACAAGATTACCTTAATGGGACGGATCAGGTTTTATCGCAAAAACAGCTTATTGTGCTAGCTAAGAAAATAAGACAGCCGATGTGGAACTGGCATATTTATATAGGCTATGTCTTGGTTGGATTATATAGTATTCGATTTTTACTTCCTTTGTTTGGCTACATGAGATATCAAAATCCATTGCGTAAAGATTTAACAGCTAAATTAAGATTTCAGCAATGGCTGTATATTATTTTTTATATCTGCATAATCATTTCTTTAGCTACAGGGCTAATGATTGAATTAGGACCTAAATCATCAAAAGAATTGATGGAAGAGATACATGTGCTTTCTATTTATTATTTAATCTCTTTTATTGTGATTCATTTGGCAGGCGTTTTCATAGCTGAATTCTCTGACCAAAAAGGAATTGTTTCGAGGATGATAAGCGGAACACGTGATGAAGATTGA
- a CDS encoding DUF6500 family protein: MNENMRQRIIEVCNEKIEKKGENVGLSFYAFFANKNTNPERLMAVAEWWIMTHKLDHFEKAIKIKEMMVREL; encoded by the coding sequence ATGAATGAAAACATGCGCCAAAGAATCATTGAGGTTTGCAATGAGAAGATAGAGAAAAAAGGAGAAAATGTAGGTCTGTCATTTTATGCCTTTTTTGCCAATAAGAACACGAATCCTGAACGATTAATGGCGGTTGCGGAGTGGTGGATTATGACACACAAGCTTGATCATTTCGAAAAGGCAATAAAGATTAAAGAGATGATGGTTCGTGAATTATAG
- a CDS encoding PLP-dependent cysteine synthase family protein codes for MKYYQNILGTIGNTPLVKLNQINRAHAPLLLSKMESFNPGGSSKDRVAIAMLDEAEKKGLLKAGGTIIEPTSGNTGLGLAQVGILRGYKLIFTMPDKMSQEKEDLLTAYGATVIRTPTAVEPDDPQSYYKVAERLLKEIPNSFSPNQYFNKNNPRAHYESTGPEIWRDTAGKITHFVAGIGTGGTISGVGKYLKEQNPNIKVIGVDTEGSIYKHEFYKTQGAIHSYLVEGIGEDFIPDTVDFSVIDEIITVSDKDAFATARELVIKDAIFAGSSAGSAVNGALQVAAQLNEDDVVVVLLPDSGKSYLSSLYNDQWMREKGLLQANNLESIQ; via the coding sequence ATGAAATATTATCAGAATATATTGGGGACCATTGGTAATACACCACTGGTGAAATTGAATCAAATCAATCGGGCTCATGCGCCACTTTTACTTAGTAAAATGGAGAGTTTTAACCCCGGAGGGAGCAGTAAAGATCGCGTTGCAATTGCCATGTTGGATGAGGCCGAGAAAAAGGGACTTTTAAAAGCGGGGGGTACCATTATTGAACCGACTTCGGGTAATACCGGATTGGGTTTGGCACAGGTCGGCATACTTAGGGGCTACAAATTGATCTTTACCATGCCCGATAAAATGAGTCAGGAGAAAGAGGATTTGCTCACGGCATATGGTGCGACAGTTATTCGTACCCCAACTGCAGTAGAACCTGATGATCCTCAGAGTTATTATAAAGTAGCTGAACGATTACTTAAAGAAATTCCCAACTCCTTTTCACCCAATCAGTATTTTAATAAGAATAATCCCAGAGCACATTATGAAAGTACCGGGCCTGAGATCTGGAGAGATACGGCGGGAAAGATCACCCATTTTGTAGCAGGTATCGGTACCGGAGGGACCATTTCGGGGGTTGGTAAATATTTGAAGGAACAAAATCCCAATATCAAGGTGATTGGTGTGGATACGGAGGGCTCTATTTACAAGCATGAGTTTTATAAAACTCAGGGGGCTATTCATTCCTATTTGGTTGAGGGGATTGGAGAAGATTTTATTCCGGACACGGTTGATTTCTCTGTCATAGATGAGATTATCACAGTAAGTGATAAGGATGCTTTTGCTACGGCCAGAGAATTGGTGATTAAGGATGCCATTTTTGCTGGATCATCAGCTGGATCAGCTGTAAATGGAGCTTTACAAGTAGCTGCACAGCTTAATGAAGATGATGTGGTGGTAGTCCTTTTGCCCGATTCGGGTAAATCCTATTTAAGCAGTCTTTATAATGATCAGTGGATGCGGGAAAAAGGCTTGCTGCAAGCAAACAACTTAGAATCAATTCAATAA
- a CDS encoding 50S ribosomal protein L11 methyltransferase has translation MKSQNFFLDRPEVRDYQLQGNHIRLDLHPNVFPPSDFVVPFAQNIRIKAGDRVADIGTGSGILAVMAAQLGAEVWATDTSEISVMNAKENAKKNKVDIQAFAGSFFGPLQGQFDVIIANLPQEILPEDYKFNLGEDLAQTISGGKLGNEILIQFLEIAPQFMHADSRLYINVGSLSDYKSTFQLIGQNYHARMINTYALPNKVFVEKNIEFYKQLNEAGKIHIFREEGIWKAMVYPFELKLKGA, from the coding sequence ATGAAAAGTCAAAACTTTTTTTTGGATCGTCCTGAAGTTCGTGACTATCAGTTACAGGGCAATCATATCCGTTTAGATTTGCATCCCAATGTGTTTCCTCCATCCGATTTTGTGGTGCCTTTTGCTCAGAATATCCGGATTAAAGCTGGTGACCGGGTGGCCGATATCGGAACAGGAAGTGGGATACTCGCTGTTATGGCGGCACAATTGGGGGCTGAGGTTTGGGCGACCGATACGAGTGAGATATCTGTTATGAATGCCAAAGAAAATGCAAAAAAAAATAAGGTCGATATTCAGGCTTTTGCGGGTAGCTTTTTTGGTCCTTTGCAAGGTCAATTCGATGTAATTATCGCTAATCTTCCTCAGGAAATTTTACCTGAAGATTATAAATTCAATTTGGGTGAAGATTTAGCGCAGACTATTAGTGGAGGTAAACTAGGGAATGAGATTTTAATACAATTTTTGGAAATAGCACCTCAGTTTATGCATGCTGACAGCCGTTTATATATTAATGTGGGCAGTCTTTCTGATTATAAGAGCACTTTTCAGTTAATTGGTCAGAATTATCATGCTCGTATGATCAATACTTACGCTTTACCCAATAAAGTTTTTGTAGAAAAGAATATTGAGTTTTACAAGCAGTTGAATGAGGCAGGTAAGATCCATATTTTCCGGGAAGAAGGAATTTGGAAGGCTATGGTTTATCCTTTCGAATTGAAATTGAAAGGTGCTTAA
- a CDS encoding IspD/TarI family cytidylyltransferase codes for MKNVAVILAGGTGKRMGAYLPKQFLKIAGKSIIEHSMAIFEKHAGISEICVVIHSNFVADVEDIVREAGFKKVTKILCGGKERSDSSLAAISAYENEKDVNLIFHDAVRPFVSQRIIDDVLSSLAEGKSVAVAIPSTDTIFKLNQTKCIESVPPRDFLYRAQTPQAFPCEIIKKAYNLALKDPNFKASDDCGVVLNYLPDEAIHIVEGDEKNIKITFEQDLTKGENLIA; via the coding sequence ATGAAAAATGTAGCTGTTATTCTTGCGGGGGGCACAGGTAAGCGTATGGGCGCTTACTTGCCTAAGCAATTTCTTAAGATTGCCGGTAAATCGATTATTGAGCATAGCATGGCTATTTTCGAAAAACATGCTGGTATTTCTGAGATTTGTGTGGTGATTCATTCGAATTTTGTAGCCGATGTTGAGGATATTGTTCGTGAAGCTGGTTTTAAAAAGGTGACTAAGATTCTTTGTGGAGGTAAGGAACGAAGCGATTCCAGTTTGGCAGCTATTTCAGCTTACGAGAATGAGAAAGATGTGAATTTAATTTTTCACGATGCCGTTCGTCCATTTGTGAGTCAGAGGATTATTGACGATGTACTTTCGAGTTTGGCTGAAGGGAAATCGGTGGCTGTTGCCATCCCGAGTACTGATACTATTTTTAAACTGAATCAAACGAAATGCATTGAGTCTGTTCCTCCTCGTGATTTTCTTTACAGAGCTCAGACCCCACAAGCATTCCCTTGTGAAATCATAAAGAAAGCCTACAACCTGGCGTTGAAGGATCCAAATTTTAAAGCCAGCGACGATTGTGGTGTGGTTTTAAATTATTTGCCAGATGAGGCTATTCATATTGTTGAGGGGGATGAAAAGAATATCAAGATTACCTTTGAGCAAGATTTAACAAAAGGTGAGAATCTGATTGCTTAG
- a CDS encoding S-ribosylhomocysteine lyase: protein MKQIDSFNVDHDRLNPGIYVSRKDQIGQETLTSFDIRLKLANREPAMDIQAMHTMEHLGATFLRNSEEWGSRTVYFGPMGCRTGFYVILHGDYQSEDIVELTKDLFLFMANFKDEIPGSKRIECGYSLSHDLPMANWEAQRFYDQVLTNLNDDNLNYPI from the coding sequence ATGAAGCAAATAGATAGTTTTAATGTAGATCACGACAGATTAAACCCTGGTATTTATGTATCACGGAAAGATCAAATTGGGCAAGAAACCCTAACCAGTTTCGATATTCGTTTGAAACTGGCCAATAGAGAGCCCGCTATGGATATTCAGGCCATGCACACCATGGAGCACTTGGGAGCTACTTTTTTGCGCAACAGCGAGGAGTGGGGCAGCCGTACCGTATATTTTGGCCCGATGGGCTGTCGTACGGGATTTTATGTCATTTTACATGGGGATTACCAATCGGAAGATATTGTTGAGCTGACCAAAGATTTATTTTTGTTTATGGCCAACTTTAAGGATGAAATACCGGGATCTAAACGTATTGAATGTGGCTATAGTTTGAGTCATGATTTGCCTATGGCCAATTGGGAGGCTCAACGCTTCTATGATCAGGTGCTTACAAACTTAAATGATGATAATCTTAATTATCCAATTTAG
- the blaOXA gene encoding class D beta-lactamase has product MKIFPFLAIVILFLSCSDGKKSATNKKNESIITKQVVKPEFQFIIDSCNVEGSVLIYDLNKDIYYSNNFERAKMGHLPASTFKIANSIIALETGIVKNDSTLLKWDGKKRWMKKWEQDLILRDAFHFSCVPCYQDIARSIGVERMNAYLAKMKYGSMKVDTSNLDMFWLEGDSRINQFQQIDFLKSFYQSKLPISERTEKIMKRMFVADHTDQYKLSEKTGLSNTNSIYNGWYVGYIEFKSDTYFFATNIEPQKEFDFDKFVAKRKEITLKALKQMGFMK; this is encoded by the coding sequence ATGAAAATATTCCCTTTTCTTGCTATCGTGATTTTGTTTTTATCCTGTTCTGACGGGAAAAAATCTGCAACCAATAAAAAGAATGAATCAATCATCACAAAGCAGGTAGTAAAGCCAGAATTTCAGTTCATTATTGATTCTTGTAATGTTGAAGGATCTGTATTGATTTATGACTTAAATAAGGATATTTATTATTCCAATAATTTTGAGCGGGCAAAAATGGGGCATCTGCCTGCATCTACATTTAAAATTGCCAACTCAATTATTGCACTCGAAACAGGTATTGTTAAAAATGACAGCACATTATTGAAATGGGATGGAAAGAAAAGGTGGATGAAAAAATGGGAACAGGATCTCATTCTTCGGGATGCATTCCATTTTTCATGTGTGCCCTGTTACCAGGATATTGCCAGAAGCATTGGTGTGGAAAGGATGAATGCTTATTTGGCTAAAATGAAATACGGTAGCATGAAAGTGGATACTAGCAATTTGGATATGTTTTGGTTGGAGGGAGATTCCCGAATTAACCAGTTTCAACAAATAGATTTTTTGAAAAGCTTTTATCAGTCAAAATTACCCATTTCTGAAAGGACAGAGAAAATAATGAAGCGGATGTTTGTTGCTGATCATACCGATCAATATAAATTAAGTGAAAAGACTGGCTTATCCAATACCAATAGCATTTATAACGGTTGGTATGTTGGGTATATTGAATTCAAGTCTGATACTTATTTCTTTGCCACAAATATAGAACCTCAAAAGGAATTTGATTTTGACAAATTTGTTGCAAAAAGAAAAGAGATTACATTGAAAGCCTTGAAGCAAATGGGGTTTATGAAATAA